In one Macadamia integrifolia cultivar HAES 741 unplaced genomic scaffold, SCU_Mint_v3 scaffold924, whole genome shotgun sequence genomic region, the following are encoded:
- the LOC122070443 gene encoding uncharacterized protein LOC122070443 yields the protein MTFSGSSICDTVGSLLSVPPLTTSRWSVTSVDGPPNPVPRIRFGKLSTLMLSPKPLPFYLDQPNTPPETPTSLMLGTFWWISSIPLKPETLPCLRASSSSPPLLLSSSPSLSIKHKPTTEDTCSHEFFSHISSPRLRSKSVSPLPPIGILGGEVLYLALDPIPVPSPQPKKTPSPSHLSLRSSTNSLPLQELLLLSPPLFDDPEPGSLKERKWRKKPLSRKAIEDVARAELLPWICRPLPPKKRKEISEANGARDPKEMDEGLCDKVGKPRRRKQEAAMKIKVA from the exons atgactttctctggttcttccatttgtgacaccGTTGGAAGCTTGCTTTCTGTGCCCCCATTAACCACCTCTAGATGGAGCGTAACATCTGTAGATGGACCTCCAAATCCCGTTCCTcgaataagatttggaaagctatctactttgatgttaagTCCAAAACCTCTTCCCTTCTATCTCGACCAGCCAAATACACCTCCAGAAACTCCCACATCATTGATGCTTGGAACCTTCTGGTggatttcatccatcccacttaaG CCAGAAACACTCCCTTGCCTCAGAGCCTCTTCTTCGTcccctcctctcctcctctcctcctctccttctctttcaatcAAACACAAGCCAACCACTGAAGATACATGCAGCCATGAATTCTTCTCCCACATTTCGTCTCCCCGCCTACGAAGCAAATCTGTTTCTCCTCTTCCTCCGATCGGGATTTTAGGGGGCGAAGTCCTATATCTCGCTCTTGATCCCATTCCCGTGCCTTCTCCCCAACCTAAGAAAACCCCTTCGCCTTCTCATCTCTCTTTGAGATCTTCAACTAACTCTCTTCCTCTTCAAGAACTGTTACTCCTTTCTCCTCCCCTCTTTGACGATCCAGAACCCGGCTCCTTGAAAGAACGGAAATGGCGGAAGAAGCCCTTGAGCCGGAAGGCCATTGAAGACGTTGCAAGAGCAGAGTTGCTTCCATGGATCTGCCGGCCTCTCCCTCCCAAGAAACGTAAGGAGATCTCGGAGGCGAATGGAGCTAGAGATCCAAAAGAGATGGATGAGGGTCTGTGTGATAAGGTTGGGAAACCAAGGAGAAGAAAACAG GAAGCAGCGATGAAGATCAAAGTAGCCTAG